A genomic segment from Sorangium aterium encodes:
- a CDS encoding MarR family winged helix-turn-helix transcriptional regulator — protein sequence MGRSLPLFFEENSEPIDRRIAVGLRKLGLAMKLQAWEQANHEGLSPTQGQILATLSLEGPLSGSELSQRLGVTLATISESVRALVDKGAVVKRPDPRHPRASLIELTPQGRALAQKVTTLPDAIVSAVGALSTLEQEAFLAGVVKIIRSLQLSGHIPVSRMCVTCKYFRPNAHEGALPHHCAFVDAPMAGRHLRIDCGEHEQAEEAQREDAWRRFVQPE from the coding sequence ATGGGTCGCTCGCTCCCGCTCTTCTTCGAGGAGAACTCCGAGCCGATCGATCGGCGCATCGCGGTAGGGCTTCGGAAGCTGGGGCTCGCGATGAAGCTGCAGGCGTGGGAGCAGGCGAACCACGAGGGCCTGTCGCCGACGCAGGGGCAGATCCTCGCGACGCTCTCGCTGGAGGGGCCGCTCAGCGGGAGCGAGCTCTCGCAGCGCCTGGGCGTCACCCTGGCGACCATCAGCGAATCGGTCCGAGCGCTCGTGGACAAGGGAGCTGTCGTCAAGCGCCCGGACCCGCGCCACCCGCGGGCGAGCCTGATCGAGCTCACGCCGCAGGGGCGCGCGCTCGCGCAGAAAGTGACGACGCTGCCCGACGCCATCGTGTCCGCGGTGGGCGCGCTCTCGACGCTGGAGCAAGAGGCCTTCCTGGCTGGGGTCGTGAAGATCATCCGTTCCTTGCAGCTCAGCGGGCATATCCCGGTGAGCCGCATGTGCGTCACCTGCAAGTACTTCCGGCCGAACGCGCATGAAGGGGCGCTGCCCCACCACTGTGCTTTCGTCGACGCGCCGATGGCGGGCCGACACCTGAGGATCGACTGCGGCGAACACGAGCAGGCTGAAGAGGCGCAGCGCGAAGACGCGTGGAGGCGCTTCGTCCAGCCCGAGTAG
- a CDS encoding CHAT domain-containing protein, whose product MTTRPSAQLSRTPEILVRIAPVRPAEPVTPRATGRRVCRRYHAWIYTKLDISSLLLGDPGAVEPGGASPLPEMAGLPLIGHEEISVTWLSYAEYLSMFYEGEEALLELRRRLIGSISRGLRAILRLRPHAPRRLRIWWSTETPELDELPWEILLHGEHRPPRLSIVRGIPGRVVPPLSLREGQPLRVAVVDPTGGAPASLSEALEGLGSGIEVAWIEEDDARKALSAAIQAGFEVIHVVADGMVPLGLEGLLEFSGDEDDTLSSLELTAMLRGSSATILSLTPPETPRVGHGGMPAVYHAFAHFGHQSGDGPTIAAQLGPMHPRVYREFWRAFYERLAASLDVEDAMMAASQRPLLTPVVLFLRHRFGRQFTRQGDDARRSPTWPTLGAGQTPEGDVPLTPAQVTADLSCSRDLLDAAKTLEARYAALGLEFPGKGLIEREGQRQAALDEALDQSLSEDTEP is encoded by the coding sequence ATGACCACGAGGCCGAGCGCGCAGCTCTCTCGAACTCCAGAGATCCTCGTCCGCATCGCCCCGGTCCGCCCCGCGGAGCCGGTCACGCCGCGCGCGACCGGCCGCCGCGTGTGCCGGCGCTATCACGCGTGGATCTACACGAAGCTCGATATCTCCTCTCTGCTGCTCGGGGACCCCGGCGCGGTCGAGCCGGGCGGCGCGTCGCCGCTGCCCGAGATGGCGGGGCTGCCGCTCATCGGCCATGAAGAGATCTCCGTCACCTGGCTCAGCTACGCCGAGTATCTGAGCATGTTTTACGAGGGCGAGGAGGCCCTGCTCGAGCTGCGGCGCCGCCTCATCGGGTCGATCTCCCGCGGGCTCCGGGCGATCCTGCGGCTCCGGCCGCACGCGCCCCGGCGGCTGCGCATCTGGTGGTCGACCGAAACGCCCGAGCTCGACGAGCTTCCCTGGGAGATCCTCCTCCACGGCGAGCACCGCCCGCCGCGCCTCTCGATCGTGCGGGGGATCCCGGGGCGGGTCGTGCCGCCGCTCTCCCTGCGGGAGGGACAGCCGCTGCGCGTCGCCGTGGTCGACCCGACCGGCGGCGCGCCCGCCTCGCTCTCCGAGGCGCTGGAGGGCCTGGGCTCCGGCATCGAGGTCGCCTGGATCGAGGAGGACGACGCGCGCAAAGCGCTCTCCGCGGCGATCCAGGCGGGATTCGAGGTGATCCACGTGGTGGCCGACGGCATGGTGCCGCTCGGCCTGGAGGGCCTCCTCGAGTTCTCGGGGGACGAGGACGACACGCTCTCCTCCCTGGAGCTCACTGCCATGCTGCGCGGGTCGAGCGCCACGATCCTCTCGCTCACCCCGCCGGAGACTCCCCGCGTGGGCCACGGCGGCATGCCCGCCGTGTACCACGCGTTCGCGCACTTCGGCCATCAAAGCGGCGATGGCCCCACGATCGCCGCCCAGCTCGGCCCCATGCATCCACGCGTGTACCGCGAGTTCTGGCGCGCGTTCTACGAGCGGCTCGCGGCGTCGCTCGACGTGGAGGACGCGATGATGGCGGCGTCGCAGCGCCCCCTCCTGACGCCCGTCGTTCTGTTCCTCCGGCACCGCTTCGGCCGGCAGTTCACCCGGCAGGGCGACGACGCGCGGCGCTCTCCCACGTGGCCGACGCTCGGCGCGGGGCAGACCCCGGAGGGCGACGTGCCGCTCACGCCGGCGCAGGTGACCGCCGATCTCTCGTGCTCCCGCGACCTGCTCGACGCGGCGAAGACGCTGGAGGCCCGCTACGCGGCGCTCGGGCTCGAGTTCCCGGGCAAGGGCCTCATCGAGCGCGAGGGCCAGCGGCAGGCCGCCCTCGATGAGGCGCTCGATCAATCCCTGTCCGAGGACACGGAGCCATGA
- a CDS encoding CHAT domain-containing protein yields MRNPEFVVDIEPGGGSRLRLCVHASHLAPIDDELERPFPSFPPAELDELRSGYGSEQMTESLAEQVTGWLLQNDLRGHLGTAVNAATQPFRIVFRPHPAVLPYLHDVPFELLKLDADRLALHPLVRGIVHSYKRHRGVAAPPALRWSWPFRVLFVRTNPKDLGGDVPPVLPIRDRVVAIARGCGLADVVEVAVLSSEAGAGGPVTYDAFRAELRNVRYDLLVYLGHGDLQEVGFEGLPPIGVLLFELDGSDFANPIRADQLRSELLNRPVPVVVLAGCMTAAGEVLRERLPQWMRGNQNVAHSLIHGESGVQCAIGMRHRLEAADAERFLQAFVLSLLKQCPGDVERAVRAGREEMFAQKPYPPSWSAPVLFRAANVEPLFDFLCTAPTAFDPLDEHDQALREKFWKKRSELPAALPPETRHFSSLLLDTVESTFLDRRRQGGATLVWPARNEAKPGDTVKVSVQLMESVSVSRLEGRLSFAEAITVRAARPASGLKAAGLRAFFALDQPGEVRFVASAPSGEPVTLGAGPLFEVDLTLPGAFPAVYELRVDALASEPRLFMCGWNNAIVVPLP; encoded by the coding sequence ATGAGAAACCCCGAGTTCGTTGTCGACATCGAGCCTGGCGGGGGCTCGCGCCTGCGGCTGTGCGTCCACGCCAGCCACCTCGCGCCCATCGATGACGAGCTCGAACGACCCTTTCCGAGCTTCCCGCCCGCGGAGCTCGACGAGCTGCGGAGCGGCTACGGGTCGGAGCAGATGACCGAGTCCCTGGCCGAGCAGGTCACCGGCTGGCTGCTCCAGAACGATCTCCGCGGCCACCTGGGCACCGCGGTGAACGCGGCGACTCAGCCCTTCCGGATCGTCTTCCGGCCGCACCCGGCGGTGCTTCCGTACCTGCACGACGTCCCCTTCGAGCTGCTCAAGCTCGACGCCGACCGGCTCGCGCTGCACCCCTTGGTACGGGGGATCGTCCACTCGTACAAGCGCCACCGCGGGGTGGCCGCGCCGCCGGCGCTGCGCTGGAGCTGGCCTTTCCGCGTGCTCTTCGTCCGCACGAACCCGAAGGACCTCGGCGGGGACGTGCCGCCCGTGCTGCCCATCCGCGATCGCGTCGTCGCGATCGCGCGCGGGTGCGGGCTCGCCGACGTCGTGGAGGTCGCGGTGCTGAGCAGCGAGGCGGGCGCAGGCGGGCCCGTCACCTACGATGCCTTCCGCGCCGAGCTGCGCAACGTGCGCTACGATCTCCTCGTTTACCTGGGGCACGGCGACCTCCAGGAGGTCGGGTTCGAGGGGTTGCCCCCGATCGGCGTCCTCCTGTTCGAGCTCGACGGCAGCGACTTCGCCAACCCGATCCGCGCCGATCAGCTCCGGAGCGAGCTCCTGAACCGGCCCGTGCCGGTCGTGGTGCTCGCGGGCTGCATGACCGCGGCGGGCGAGGTGCTGCGCGAGCGGCTGCCGCAGTGGATGCGCGGCAACCAGAACGTGGCGCACTCGCTGATCCACGGCGAGTCCGGCGTCCAGTGCGCGATCGGGATGCGTCACCGGCTGGAGGCGGCGGACGCCGAGCGCTTCCTCCAGGCGTTCGTCCTCAGCCTGCTCAAGCAGTGCCCGGGCGACGTCGAACGGGCCGTGCGGGCGGGACGCGAGGAGATGTTCGCGCAGAAGCCGTACCCGCCCAGCTGGTCGGCGCCCGTCCTCTTCCGCGCGGCGAACGTGGAGCCGCTGTTCGACTTCCTGTGCACCGCGCCGACCGCGTTCGACCCGCTCGACGAGCACGACCAGGCGCTGCGGGAGAAGTTCTGGAAGAAGCGGAGCGAGCTGCCGGCCGCGCTGCCCCCGGAGACCCGACATTTCTCGAGCTTACTGCTCGATACGGTGGAATCAACGTTCCTCGACCGCAGGCGGCAGGGGGGGGCCACCCTGGTGTGGCCCGCGCGGAACGAGGCGAAGCCCGGCGATACCGTGAAGGTGTCTGTCCAGCTCATGGAGTCGGTCTCCGTGTCGCGCCTGGAAGGACGGCTGTCCTTCGCCGAGGCGATCACGGTGCGGGCAGCCCGGCCGGCGTCGGGGCTCAAGGCTGCGGGGCTGCGCGCGTTCTTCGCCCTGGATCAACCGGGCGAGGTGCGGTTCGTCGCGTCCGCCCCTTCCGGAGAGCCGGTGAC